TACTCAATCATACATAGCAGAACCACTTAAATGATGTTGATGAACAGCATTCGTGCAACGAATTCATTAGCAAAAGGCTGATGATACACCATGCATCAAGTTCGTTTGGAAGAGTACTAAATAAGAGAAACATGCTCCCTATTAAGAAGCTTAAAACTGACAGATTCATTCTATGCACAGCTTAAAACTGAGTCAGTGCCATTCCAAACCTCCCACGGTGGTGGAGCCCACTCCTTCCCATACTTCCTTGTGACCAACTTCTTCACTATCAACGCCTTCCCGGTCACAGTCCCACCATCCATGTCCATTTGCATCTGCAAGCAAGTTTTCCACATTGTAATCAAAGATCATAACTTTTTTGGAATTGCAGTGCTAAGAGATCAATCACACTTCCAATAGATCTGAGAAGCATAATTGCGACAGCTTACAGTGGTTGTAAAGGGGTTTGTATCTTTCAGTGTTGGATTTGAAGCCTCTTCTCTTTGGGCGAGGCTTTGGGTCATCACCTAGAACAACCAAGGAATTCGGAGCAGCATCTTTCTCACCATATCCTAAGAATTACAGAACAAACTAATGTAATTTCATGTCCTCACTACTAATTGTTTGGCCTTCTTTCTACTTCTACTTTCAGCTACAATCACCTCTAACAAATTTTactagacaaaaaaaaaagtattaaggAAATATTAATACAATGCTTCTTCTAATAACACTACTCAACATTAAAGCATTTGGACAAACAGAAAAGCCCAAATCCTAATATGATTCAAAGACCCCTATTTGGAGCTTACGATTTTAttggagaaagaaaaagtatgAAGTTTTGATGTTAATACAGTGCTTCTTCTAATAACACTACTCAACGTTAAACGGCACTACTTCTAATAACACTACTCAACGTTAAACGGCACTACATCATACAACAAGATAAGCAGAAAGTGAAAGTAATGAGCAATAGTAATgcaggaaaaaataaaatcagatcAAAACAACTTTCCCCTAATAGAGATGCTTAGGTTCAATTAGTGATAATGTACGGCGACTAATAAGGAAATCAAATAGTTTATTTTCATCCCTAGCACATACCTAAAGAATGACCAAAAGGGTTTTTCCTTTTCCGCAAAACCCTGCCGGTTCCaccaaattttgatagaaactCATCACAATCTCCATCTTTTTCCATCCTAACATCGGCCTCTTCTTTCACCGGGCAATTGAATCGCTTAAAAGCAGCTTCATTGAGGATCAAACCAACACCCGCGTCATCCGTTTTACCTTCCGAGCCCTTGCCCCCGAATCCAATCGACGAAAACGAACTCTGCTTCTCCTACAAAGGAAGCAACCAATTCATCAACCAAAAAGAACAAATCTTCGCCTCATTGCAAGAATTATGATTCCGCACAAAGCAGAAGCAAGCTGCTACCTTAATCGTTTTCGCGGCCGTTTTGACCAACTTCCGATCCAAAAACTCGGCGAGCGAGACTGGTTGCTTCGGAGGCTTCGGCACTCCACCCACATCGTCACCGCTTAAAATAcgaacacaaacacacacatacAAATACATACATGTTCTCTTCTTTTAGGCATTTTAACAAACAGGTGATGGGCGTGAAAACGGAATTAGAACGAGACAGGGATTgattagaggagattttgagcACCTGGGTTTGGAGAGGAAGCGAGATCGGAGAGAGGATTGGCCAAATGGCCTAATGCTTGTGGGAATTTTGAGCTTCATTTTGGGGAGGAGATCTCCGTTTGGGCTACGAAAATGCGTTTACCGTGGGGTTTCAATCCTTTTTGGCGCGggatttttaaatttgtgtCGAGTTCCCGATACGTTTGGCGCCAAATTTTCACACCAGGGTGGACGGGTTGAACCGAACCGGACCGGACCGAAATGGACCGGAAGGAAACACTCCGGTTGGCTCGTTTTGCTATGTCATTTGAAAACGAGGGTGTAAGTGGGAAAGTTATTTGGGCcctaaatatttatctttattatttaatttattataaattaaatttaactataattttattttctaaaaatatggtaattgacTTTGTCCTAAATGTTGCTAAAGTCAATTacgagagagatagagagaaaaaaagtttcTGTTATAACTGGATTTCTTAGCCCTccaaaaaatgggtggggttagctaaccccacctcaaataaattattccggATTAACTAAcaccacctaaccccaccaaactccaaccaaacattattttctattcataataactcactatctttcttatcacacctactcgaactaatcattatccttctttatcaatcattatcttcttatcccacctactccaaccaaacattatttttcattattctagactaactccaacccccaaccaaacacaaaaaaactttaaccccactttaaccctgaacttaactctatctttggaatagctactttttccttaaccccgaaccaaacggaggcttacGTGTTAGTACAAAATTCTTCTaccgaaataaataaaaaagtggcAAAATTACgctaaaatttgtatttatctGAAAGTTATTTTCAACCTGTAAATCACTTACAGCTCAATAACACAGGCCTTGATATAATTAAATAGTACCAACACCAAACCCTTCCATAGCCACATAATATAGAAGACATAGCATCAGATAAACATTCGGTAAGAGTGCCAACAATTCCCTTCGTTTTACATAAAACTTGCTAATGGGAGAAAGCATTCGAGATGCCGAGATTACGCTCTTTTCTCGAGAAAATATAATAAGTTTATTCGGTACAATACAATGctgttaataataaataaataacctaGCTGATGCTTGACGGCTCAGCGAAACACTAGTTCTAAGTACAACACTACAACATCAGAATAAAATTGTGTGTCGAATTTAGGGCCAACTGCACCACCAGTTCCTAGACTTCCACTCAAGTTTCACTTTGGTCCTGCCACTTCTGAATTACACATTCGACACCTAGAActtcattcattcatagatgcatCTGTACATTTGTGCACTGCGAATCAATCAGCCCTCAGTACAACTCGTACTTTATATCACAGCCATCCGACAACTTACTGGTGAAAATGGTCGAATGAGATCGAGGGCTCATTGATGGGCGGCGCAAAGATGTACAGATCTGCCTGGTGCAGGGCCTGCAGGCAATAGTTTTTCTATCGAATAAAAGATAGGAATCAGGAATAGAGTGAAACAATTTCGGAAGTTCAGGATATCAAATGTTGAACTCAATAGTTTCAGGACCAAAGTGAAGCTTGAGTAGTAGGTATGGGGACCgatagtgcaatttaccctcgAATTTATCATACTGCAATGTGTTTAATTGAGTGGAAAAGGATGCTAGTCTTTAAGTGCCTGCTGGAGAGGCTCCTCTGCAGTAGGACCGGAAGACGGGGGTGAAACAGTTCTTGTAGCACTCTTGGAAGAGTCGCCTAACGACTTTGAGATGGCACCTTTTTCGTCCACGACCTCCAGGGCAGCTCTCTCCTTGGCTTTTTGGGCCCTCTTTATTACTTCTTCCTGCATTTGTCAAACTTGTTACACTAGAAAGAGAATGATAAACAAAATCAGGATATAACATTTACTAAGTTAAAGCTAGTAGCTAGCGGGATTGTGTTCTAATTGGCACTTCAGCTCAAACATAGTTTCAGAAGTTGATACAAATTTCTTAACTCTTTGGTGATGCCCAACTTAATTGTAATATGCAGGTCAAAATCTGCCAAACTCCCCATCCATTCTGGATGGTGTtctcacaaaaaataaataaataaataaataaaaatagaactCCAGGACAAAGAAATATCATCTTTGAGTAAATTGCAGGCTCCCTCGAGATTTCATGACCACAAAGCATATAAAGTAGGTGAGTTACCCCATGAAGTGCTCTTACTGCATTTTCATGTAACTACTATGTAAGGCCCACACTAATTTGAAGTTGCTCTGGTAAGTATTTTGGCACGATTTCTCGAGAATTTAtctcaaaatagagattttccTGACAGCTTACGAGCAAGTTAAGTGGAAATAATGTCTTAGTATGGAATGTCATTGAAGTTCTATTACAGCTATGATACTATGTCTGAATTAGCATAAGGACACATCTTTTGTTCAGATCTCATTTAATTCTGctgaagtttttgttttttttttttttttagtttttgcaaaTTTTATGTGACTGAATGTGCTGGCGGATAGCAGATTCTTGCGAATTGCGTTCTAcgcaaaacaaaaattttgtagcGCTCATGGTATTGATGACCAAAAATGACATGCTACAGGTAAAACTGAAAGTGTAATTCCTTCCTAGCTATCTGGCAATTATTCCCTTTTGTAAATCAAAAGGTCCAATATATCCCTTTCCATATAATGACTCTCGAAgaaccatgaaccatgaaccatgaaccatggAAAGTGTAAttccttcatatatatatatatatatatatatatagggtccggctactatactattatgagtacgatcgccctcgtactcataagttgttttcaatgatagagcttccgaatcgacgatccacatcgttaaacgttatttacagcatttaaaacttctagaaatcaaattttataaattttcgacatcatttaccgtacgatcaagaggtcacaaatttgacaatttttaacggccggtatgggatacttgctagtttaacggtgtaaaagaatcggaatttgttgaatttttgatagaaaattctattcactacatagataaagatcaataactccgatcttgaattgaaggatctgatcatccttttttaggacgtcgttcgattttgaccgttcattttatgcccacttgatggactttattatgatttcgaaaatttacgaaatttattttttaaaagtttcaaatactctagatcatatttaacggagtggatcgtcgattcggaagctccatcattgaaaacaacttatgagtatgagtacggggctccaatactcataatagtatagtagccatggcctatatatatatatgtgtgtgtgtgtgtgtgtgtgtgtgtgtgtgtgtgtgtatatatatatacatgtatgtatgtatgtgtgtgtatatacatacatgtatgtatgtatgtatatatatttatatacacacGAATTCAAGCGGAATAACAGCGCTAGTTGTGTAGAGACAATGTATCTAACAGATCATTAATTTGACTATGATATATCTCTCCTCCAGGATGAGTTCTaaataagaagaaaatactACACTACGACCACATAAAAAAAGTGATTCTTCTGTCGATTCTATTGTAATGCATAACAGCCACTTTATCTATTTCCTACTTGATTTGGATAACTGAAAAGTTTTACATAAGTTTTATACAAGATGAAAGTAGAATTTATCATCAAAACCATAGCGTA
This genomic window from Ananas comosus cultivar F153 linkage group 3, ASM154086v1, whole genome shotgun sequence contains:
- the LOC109707293 gene encoding uncharacterized protein LOC109707293 codes for the protein MKLKIPTSIRPFGQSSLRSRFLSKPSGDDVGGVPKPPKQPVSLAEFLDRKLVKTAAKTIKEKQSSFSSIGFGGKGSEGKTDDAGVGLILNEAAFKRFNCPVKEEADVRMEKDGDCDEFLSKFGGTGRVLRKRKNPFGHSLGYGEKDAAPNSLVVLGDDPKPRPKRRGFKSNTERYKPLYNHYANGHGWWDCDREGVDSEEVGHKEVWEGVGSTTVGGRGQLKQVPMYSGEEDSVNLVY